Proteins co-encoded in one Paraburkholderia edwinii genomic window:
- a CDS encoding transporter substrate-binding domain-containing protein — protein MNAALRDWRIALAAIARPAVTFATFATLATFTALLATGAAAYASTPAAAASGASSARAEELSGTLKKIRDEGVVVLGVREASIPFSYSDGSRTVGYSQTIALAIVDEIRKTLGLPNLRVREVSITSANRFLMLVNNQIDLECGSTTHTRDRENVAAFSNSFFQYAVRMLARKNAGITDFPDLAGKPVVTTAGTSDERLVRQLNIEKQLNMRIASVKDHSDAFAAIKSDRAVAFVMDEPILYGFRATDPRPDDFIVTGTPLGYESYACMFRKGDAPFRDLVNGVISRMQTSGEAERLYNVWFTQPIPPHGINLNYPLSQEMRALFAHPNDKALD, from the coding sequence ATGAACGCTGCACTTCGAGACTGGCGTATCGCACTTGCCGCGATCGCGCGGCCTGCTGTGACATTCGCAACATTCGCGACACTCGCAACATTTACCGCATTGCTCGCGACAGGCGCGGCCGCCTACGCATCCACCCCGGCCGCCGCTGCATCGGGCGCATCGTCGGCGCGCGCGGAAGAACTCTCCGGCACGCTCAAGAAGATTCGCGACGAAGGCGTGGTCGTGCTCGGCGTGCGCGAAGCGTCGATTCCGTTTTCGTACTCCGATGGCAGCCGCACAGTCGGCTATTCGCAAACGATCGCGCTCGCGATTGTCGACGAAATACGCAAGACGCTCGGCCTGCCGAATCTGCGCGTGCGCGAAGTGTCCATCACGTCGGCCAACCGCTTCCTGATGCTTGTCAACAATCAGATCGACCTGGAGTGCGGCTCGACCACGCACACGCGCGATCGCGAGAACGTCGCCGCGTTTTCGAACAGCTTCTTTCAGTACGCGGTGCGAATGCTCGCCCGCAAGAACGCGGGCATCACCGATTTCCCCGACCTCGCGGGCAAGCCTGTTGTGACGACCGCGGGCACGTCGGACGAGCGGCTCGTGCGGCAGTTGAACATCGAGAAACAGTTGAACATGCGCATCGCGAGCGTGAAGGACCATTCGGACGCATTCGCCGCAATCAAGTCCGACCGTGCGGTGGCATTCGTGATGGACGAGCCGATTCTGTACGGCTTTCGCGCAACCGACCCGCGCCCCGACGACTTTATCGTGACCGGCACGCCGCTTGGCTATGAGAGCTATGCCTGCATGTTCCGCAAAGGCGACGCGCCGTTTCGCGACCTCGTCAACGGTGTGATCTCGCGGATGCAGACGTCGGGCGAAGCGGAGCGGCTTTACAACGTGTGGTTCACGCAGCCGATTCCGCCGCATGGGATCAACCTCAATTACCCGCTGTCGCAGGAAATGCGCGCGCTGTTCGCGCATCCGAACGATAAGGCGCTCGACTAG
- a CDS encoding gamma-glutamyltransferase, producing MPPTTLDARVARHALSGNRADNTGTSARASGQRARKTLHAAALAALLGVLATCVVPVDAKTAPAKNVFDASAVATPDRYSADTAQQIFAQGGNAVDAAVAIAFTLAVTRPDAGNLGGGGFMTLQIDGKPYFLDYSAQAPQRATRDMYVDDKGNVVKNMSSIGFRAAGVPGTVEGLWEAQKRFGKLKWKQVLAPAIRYATDGFVVDASLQKRRDDAAAKFAGKTNFNAYFAGLKSGATFRQPELAQTLGRIADDGGREFYEGQTAELIAKQMYGHGMISKTDLTQYKALWRDPLAADWNGYRIVTAPPPSSGGIALIQLLKMKADLKPQFAGVELNSAPYIQLVSQMEDRVFADRTKYAADPDATPVPVGKLTDDAYLAQRAGEVKELWAQQKAAEEKAAREKEEQEKAAREKAEQEKAAQEKAAQEKAEQEKAQQAAAQASGAAASGASGVQGSAAAPAGASQPGVDQAGAGQSNTAVQPSAGQSNPGQPNATQSGTGQANAGQSNSNQAGVASSSSGQPNANQPGAASSTSGHANAVAASASGAPQANAPQPQPAQAKPAQPAQAQPDGAAASTNSASGDTSPAEKPQTTHFSVVDKWGNAVSNTYTLSGSFGSGVVVDGGGFLLNDAMDDFVAKPGAGMDEANTIAPGRRPVSSMTPTIVLKDGKVALVIGTPGGSRIFTTIFQVMADLYDFGMPPANALAAMRFHHQALPPKAIYWEPYHPITGDLAQQLQKLGYTPEGQDFNGDVQMIRIDGTTPQPAADPRGVGVARVFP from the coding sequence ATGCCTCCTACGACGCTCGATGCGCGCGTTGCGCGTCACGCCCTTTCAGGCAATAGGGCTGACAACACGGGAACCAGCGCGAGAGCGAGCGGCCAACGCGCTCGCAAGACCTTGCATGCGGCGGCGCTCGCGGCGCTGCTCGGTGTGCTGGCCACCTGCGTGGTACCGGTCGACGCGAAGACCGCGCCGGCAAAAAACGTGTTCGACGCATCGGCGGTCGCGACCCCCGATCGCTACAGCGCGGACACTGCGCAGCAGATCTTCGCGCAGGGCGGCAATGCGGTCGATGCCGCGGTCGCCATCGCGTTCACGCTTGCCGTCACGCGTCCCGATGCGGGAAACCTCGGCGGCGGCGGATTCATGACGCTGCAGATCGACGGCAAGCCGTACTTTCTCGACTACAGCGCGCAGGCGCCGCAGCGCGCGACGCGCGACATGTACGTCGACGATAAGGGCAACGTCGTCAAGAACATGAGCTCGATCGGCTTTCGGGCAGCGGGCGTGCCGGGGACGGTCGAAGGTTTGTGGGAAGCACAGAAGCGCTTCGGCAAGCTGAAGTGGAAGCAGGTGCTCGCGCCGGCGATCCGCTACGCGACCGACGGTTTCGTCGTTGACGCGTCGCTGCAGAAGCGCCGCGACGATGCGGCGGCGAAGTTCGCGGGCAAGACCAACTTCAATGCGTACTTCGCGGGCCTGAAGAGCGGCGCGACGTTTCGTCAGCCGGAGCTCGCGCAGACACTCGGGCGCATCGCCGACGACGGCGGCCGCGAGTTCTACGAAGGACAGACCGCCGAGCTGATCGCGAAGCAGATGTATGGTCACGGGATGATTTCGAAGACCGATCTCACCCAGTACAAGGCGCTGTGGCGCGACCCGCTCGCGGCGGACTGGAACGGTTACCGGATCGTCACCGCACCGCCGCCGAGCTCGGGCGGCATTGCGTTGATCCAGCTGCTGAAGATGAAAGCGGACCTGAAGCCGCAGTTCGCCGGGGTCGAGCTGAATTCGGCTCCGTATATCCAGCTGGTCTCGCAGATGGAAGACCGCGTGTTCGCGGACCGCACGAAGTACGCGGCGGATCCGGATGCGACGCCGGTGCCGGTCGGCAAGCTCACCGACGATGCGTATCTCGCGCAGCGCGCGGGCGAGGTGAAGGAGTTGTGGGCACAGCAGAAGGCCGCGGAGGAAAAGGCGGCGCGCGAGAAGGAAGAGCAGGAGAAGGCGGCGCGCGAGAAAGCGGAACAGGAAAAGGCGGCGCAGGAAAAAGCCGCTCAGGAAAAAGCGGAGCAGGAGAAGGCGCAGCAGGCAGCGGCACAGGCTAGCGGTGCGGCGGCGAGTGGCGCGAGTGGCGTGCAGGGGAGTGCGGCGGCGCCGGCGGGTGCAAGTCAGCCGGGTGTCGATCAAGCGGGCGCGGGGCAGTCGAACACGGCGGTGCAACCCAGCGCAGGGCAATCGAACCCGGGGCAGCCGAACGCAACGCAGTCAGGCACGGGGCAGGCGAACGCAGGGCAGTCGAATTCGAATCAAGCGGGCGTGGCTTCATCGAGCAGCGGCCAGCCGAACGCGAATCAGCCGGGTGCTGCTTCGTCTACCTCAGGCCACGCAAATGCCGTGGCGGCGAGCGCATCGGGCGCACCTCAAGCAAACGCACCTCAGCCGCAACCGGCTCAGGCGAAGCCTGCACAGCCGGCGCAAGCGCAGCCTGACGGCGCCGCGGCGTCGACCAACTCCGCCTCCGGCGACACGTCGCCAGCGGAGAAGCCTCAGACGACGCATTTTTCAGTCGTCGACAAATGGGGCAACGCGGTATCGAACACGTACACGCTGAGCGGCTCGTTCGGGTCGGGTGTCGTGGTCGACGGCGGCGGGTTCCTGCTCAATGATGCGATGGACGATTTCGTCGCGAAGCCCGGTGCCGGCATGGACGAAGCGAACACGATCGCGCCGGGCCGCCGGCCCGTGTCGTCGATGACGCCGACGATCGTGCTGAAGGACGGCAAGGTCGCGCTCGTGATCGGCACGCCGGGCGGCTCGCGCATCTTTACGACGATCTTCCAGGTCATGGCCGATCTGTACGACTTCGGCATGCCGCCGGCGAACGCACTGGCCGCGATGCGGTTTCATCATCAGGCATTGCCGCCAAAGGCGATCTATTGGGAGCCGTACCATCCGATCACCGGCGATCTCGCGCAGCAACTGCAAAAGCTCGGTTACACGCCGGAAGGGCAGGACTTCAACGGCGATGTGCAGATGATCAGGATCGACGGTACGACGCCGCAGCCGGCGGCGGACCCACGCGGCGTGGGTGTCGCGCGCGTGTTTCCGTAG
- a CDS encoding CaiB/BaiF CoA transferase family protein, translating into MGALSHIRVLDLSRVLAGPWCAQTLADFGADVIKIERPGAGDDTRQWGPPYLKTPDGADTREAAYYLAANRNKRSVTVDIATAEGQRIVRELAAQSDVVLENYKVGQLKRYGLDYESLRAVKPDLIYCSVTGFGQTGPYAQRAGYDFIVQGLGGFMSITGERDGEPGGGPQKAGVAIADLMTGMYATVAVLTALAHRDRTGAGQYIDMALLDVQVAMLANMNSNFLASGTPPARWGNAHPNIVPYQTFQTSDGWIIVAVGNDGQFRKFVEAGGRAQLADDERFATNPARVRNRETLVPLLAAMVRERGKREWIEALEAAQVPCGPINDLREVFDNEQVIARGMQIDLPHPSGSTVKLVRNPINMTETPPQAVAHPPTLGEHTEDVLRSVLGYDDARIAALRAQQVV; encoded by the coding sequence ATGGGCGCTCTCAGTCATATCCGCGTGCTGGATCTCAGCCGCGTGCTCGCCGGTCCGTGGTGCGCGCAAACCCTCGCCGATTTCGGCGCCGACGTGATCAAGATCGAACGTCCGGGCGCCGGCGACGACACGCGGCAGTGGGGCCCGCCGTACCTGAAAACGCCGGACGGCGCCGATACGCGTGAAGCCGCGTACTACCTCGCGGCAAACCGCAACAAGCGTTCGGTCACGGTCGATATCGCCACTGCCGAAGGTCAGCGCATCGTGCGCGAGCTGGCCGCGCAGAGCGATGTCGTGCTGGAAAACTACAAGGTCGGGCAACTCAAGCGCTACGGGCTCGATTACGAATCGCTGCGCGCGGTGAAGCCGGATCTGATCTACTGCTCGGTTACCGGCTTCGGGCAGACCGGCCCGTACGCGCAGCGCGCGGGCTACGACTTTATCGTTCAGGGCCTCGGCGGTTTCATGAGCATCACCGGCGAGCGCGATGGCGAACCGGGCGGCGGCCCGCAAAAGGCCGGCGTCGCGATCGCCGATCTGATGACGGGCATGTATGCGACGGTCGCGGTGCTCACGGCGCTCGCGCATCGCGATCGCACCGGCGCCGGGCAGTACATCGACATGGCGCTGCTCGACGTGCAGGTCGCGATGCTCGCCAACATGAACTCGAATTTCCTCGCAAGCGGCACGCCGCCCGCGCGCTGGGGCAATGCTCACCCGAACATCGTCCCGTATCAGACGTTCCAGACGAGCGACGGATGGATCATCGTCGCGGTCGGCAACGACGGGCAGTTCCGCAAGTTCGTCGAAGCCGGCGGCCGTGCGCAACTTGCCGATGACGAGCGTTTTGCGACGAACCCGGCGCGCGTGCGCAACCGCGAAACGCTGGTGCCGCTGCTTGCCGCGATGGTGCGCGAGCGCGGCAAGCGCGAGTGGATCGAAGCGCTCGAAGCCGCGCAGGTGCCGTGCGGGCCGATCAACGATCTGCGAGAGGTGTTCGATAACGAGCAGGTCATCGCGCGCGGCATGCAGATCGATCTGCCGCATCCGTCAGGCAGCACCGTGAAGCTCGTGCGCAATCCGATCAACATGACGGAAACGCCGCCGCAAGCGGTCGCGCATCCGCCGACGTTAGGCGAGCACACCGAGGACGTGCTGCGCAGCGTACTCGGCTACGACGACGCGCGAATCGCCGCGTTGCGCGCGCAACAGGTCGTGTGA
- the alaS gene encoding alanine--tRNA ligase, translating to MKAAEIREKFLKFFESKGHTIVRSSSLVPGNDPTLLFTNSGMVQFKDVFLGTEKRPYSRATTAQRSVRAGGKHNDLENVGYTARHHTFFEMLGNFSFGDYFKRDAIHYAWELLTTVYQLPKDKLWVTVYQEDDEAYGIWANDVGVPTERIIRIGDNKGARYASDNFWQMADTGPCGPCSEIFYDHGPDVWGGPPGSPEEDGDRYIEIWNLVFMQFNRDAQGNMTPLPKPCVDTGMGLERIAAVLQHVHSNYEIDLFQALISAAGRETGVADLTNNSLKVIADHIRACSFLIVDGVIPGNEGRGYVLRRIVRRAIRHGYKLGRKGAFFHKLVADLVAQMGGAYPELKEAEARVTDVLRQEEERFFETIEHGMSILESALADLDSKGGKTLDGELAFKLHDTYGFPLDLTADVCRERGVTVDEPAFDEAMARQREQARAAGKFKMAQGLEYSGAKTTFHGYEEIVFDDAKVIALYVDGAAVNEVKKGQQAVVVLDHTPFYAESGGQIGDQGLLANASVRFAVADTQKVQADVIGHHGELEQGTLKVGDVVKAEIDAIRRARTARNHSATHLMHKALREVLGAHVQQKGSLVDADKTRFDFAHNAPMTDDQIRRVEAIVNAEVLANAPGVIRVMPFDEAVKGGAMALFGEKYGDEVRVLDLGFSRELCGGTHVQRTGDIGFFKIVMEGGVAAGIRRVEAITGDNAVRYVQELDARINAAAGALKAQPSELTQRIAQVQDQVKSLEKELGALKSKLASSQGDELAGQAIEVAGVHVLAATLDGADVKTLRETVDKLKDKLKSAAIVLASVEGGKVSLIAGVTSDASKKVKAGELVNFVAQQVGGKGGGRPDMAQAGGTEPANLPAALAGVKGWVEAQL from the coding sequence ATGAAAGCCGCCGAAATCCGCGAGAAATTCCTCAAGTTCTTCGAATCGAAGGGCCACACGATCGTCCGTTCGTCGAGCCTCGTGCCGGGCAACGACCCGACGCTGCTCTTCACGAACTCGGGCATGGTTCAGTTCAAGGACGTGTTCCTCGGCACCGAAAAGCGTCCGTATTCGCGCGCCACAACCGCGCAGCGCAGCGTGCGCGCGGGCGGCAAGCACAACGACCTCGAAAACGTCGGCTACACCGCGCGTCACCATACGTTCTTCGAGATGCTCGGCAACTTCTCGTTCGGCGACTATTTCAAGCGCGACGCGATCCACTACGCGTGGGAGCTGCTCACCACCGTCTACCAGCTGCCGAAGGACAAGCTGTGGGTCACCGTCTACCAGGAAGACGACGAGGCGTACGGCATCTGGGCAAACGACGTCGGCGTGCCGACCGAGCGCATCATTCGCATCGGCGACAACAAGGGCGCGCGTTACGCGTCGGACAACTTCTGGCAAATGGCCGACACCGGTCCGTGCGGTCCTTGCTCGGAAATTTTCTACGACCACGGTCCGGACGTGTGGGGCGGCCCGCCGGGATCGCCTGAAGAAGACGGCGACCGCTATATCGAGATCTGGAACCTCGTGTTCATGCAGTTCAACCGCGACGCGCAGGGCAATATGACGCCGCTGCCGAAGCCCTGCGTGGACACCGGCATGGGTCTCGAGCGGATCGCGGCCGTGCTGCAGCACGTGCACAGCAACTACGAAATCGATCTGTTCCAGGCACTGATCTCGGCGGCGGGGCGCGAAACCGGCGTTGCCGATCTGACCAACAACTCGCTGAAGGTCATTGCCGACCATATCCGCGCGTGCTCGTTTTTGATTGTCGACGGCGTGATTCCGGGCAACGAAGGCCGCGGCTATGTGCTGCGCCGGATCGTGCGCCGCGCGATTCGCCACGGCTACAAGCTCGGCCGCAAGGGCGCGTTCTTCCACAAGCTGGTGGCGGACCTCGTCGCGCAGATGGGCGGCGCGTATCCGGAGCTCAAGGAAGCCGAAGCGCGCGTGACCGACGTGCTGCGTCAGGAAGAAGAGCGCTTCTTCGAAACGATCGAGCACGGCATGTCGATTCTCGAAAGCGCGCTGGCCGACCTCGATTCGAAAGGTGGAAAAACGCTCGACGGCGAACTCGCGTTCAAGCTGCACGACACGTACGGCTTCCCGCTCGATCTGACCGCGGACGTGTGCCGCGAACGCGGCGTCACCGTCGACGAACCGGCGTTCGATGAAGCGATGGCGCGCCAGCGCGAGCAGGCGCGCGCGGCCGGCAAGTTCAAGATGGCGCAGGGCCTCGAATACTCGGGCGCGAAGACCACGTTCCACGGCTACGAAGAGATCGTCTTCGACGACGCGAAGGTGATCGCGCTGTATGTCGACGGCGCGGCGGTCAACGAAGTCAAGAAGGGCCAGCAAGCCGTGGTCGTGCTCGATCACACGCCGTTCTACGCGGAATCGGGCGGCCAGATCGGCGACCAGGGCCTGCTTGCGAACGCAAGCGTGCGCTTCGCGGTCGCCGATACGCAGAAGGTGCAGGCAGACGTGATCGGCCATCACGGCGAGCTCGAACAGGGCACGCTCAAGGTCGGCGACGTCGTGAAGGCGGAGATCGACGCGATCCGGCGCGCACGCACGGCCCGCAACCACTCGGCCACGCACCTGATGCACAAGGCGCTGCGCGAAGTGCTCGGCGCTCACGTGCAGCAGAAAGGCTCGCTCGTCGATGCCGACAAGACCCGCTTCGACTTCGCGCACAACGCGCCGATGACGGACGATCAGATTCGCCGCGTCGAAGCGATCGTCAATGCGGAAGTGCTCGCGAACGCGCCGGGCGTGATCCGCGTGATGCCTTTCGACGAAGCCGTGAAGGGCGGCGCCATGGCGCTTTTCGGCGAAAAATACGGCGACGAAGTGCGTGTGCTCGATCTCGGCTTCTCGCGCGAATTGTGCGGCGGCACGCACGTGCAGCGCACCGGCGATATCGGCTTCTTCAAGATCGTGATGGAAGGCGGCGTCGCGGCGGGCATCCGCCGGGTTGAGGCGATCACCGGCGACAACGCGGTGCGCTACGTGCAGGAACTCGACGCGCGCATCAACGCGGCCGCAGGCGCGCTGAAGGCGCAGCCGTCGGAGCTTACGCAACGCATCGCGCAGGTGCAGGACCAGGTGAAGTCGCTCGAAAAGGAACTGGGCGCGCTGAAGTCGAAGCTCGCATCGAGCCAGGGCGACGAACTGGCGGGCCAGGCGATCGAAGTGGCCGGCGTGCACGTGCTGGCCGCGACGCTCGACGGCGCGGACGTGAAGACGCTGCGCGAAACGGTCGACAAGCTCAAGGACAAGCTGAAGAGCGCCGCGATCGTGCTCGCGTCGGTCGAGGGCGGCAAGGTCAGCCTGATTGCGGGTGTGACGTCGGATGCCAGCAAGAAAGTGAAGGCGGGCGAACTCGTCAACTTCGTCGCGCAGCAGGTCGGTGGCAAGGGCGGCGGGCGCCCGGACATGGCGCAGGCCGGCGGAACCGAGCCGGCTAACTTGCCGGCGGCGCTTGCGGGTGTGAAGGGCTGGGTCGAAGCGCAGCTTTAA
- a CDS encoding Fic family protein, with translation MPSHLLIDILAYAEQAQTELSPAEITDRVGKSRPTVNRALAKLVTDGRLVSSGAGPSTRYRLPTQTHVPARRPASTSTVAETLQWSPASRALVDALSAPIGERTPVTYQRAFVDDYEPNVSSLLPPALAAELHAAGRLQGQQPAGTYLRKVLEQLLIDLSWHSSRLEGNRKSLLDTRELFERGRSASDDLDATMLLNHKEAIEFLADAVPTDGMIVPVVRNLQSVLMQGLMHDDTDLGAIRQKIVHIQDSVYLPAQMPSLLEEMLGLIVDKARQTQNPVEAAFFLWVNLAYLQPFVDGNKRTSRLAANMPLLLANCAPLSFLDVTQADYAEAMLGVYEQTSVAMAVDLFAWTYRRSIMKYRVIEQAMGVQDPLRVRLREKLNDAIQQIVYHGNTLAATVASLGLEPEDLKPFNAMLENELKILAVHNCARYRLPIRKTQEWIDAGRPY, from the coding sequence GTGCCGAGCCATCTTCTCATCGACATCCTCGCCTACGCTGAACAGGCGCAAACGGAGCTGTCTCCAGCAGAAATCACGGACCGCGTCGGAAAGTCCCGACCGACCGTCAACCGGGCGCTGGCGAAGCTTGTCACTGACGGCCGCCTCGTCTCGTCTGGCGCCGGCCCCTCGACGCGTTATCGGCTTCCAACGCAGACCCATGTCCCGGCGCGGCGACCGGCGTCCACGTCCACGGTCGCGGAAACGCTTCAATGGAGCCCTGCGAGCCGCGCGCTTGTCGACGCCCTCTCGGCGCCAATCGGAGAACGAACTCCGGTCACTTACCAGCGCGCGTTCGTGGACGACTACGAACCCAATGTATCAAGTCTTCTGCCGCCGGCACTTGCCGCCGAACTGCATGCAGCCGGTCGTCTGCAAGGACAGCAACCCGCGGGCACTTACCTGCGCAAGGTCCTCGAGCAGCTTCTCATCGATCTGTCCTGGCACTCTTCGCGTCTCGAAGGCAACCGCAAGAGCCTGCTCGACACCCGTGAGCTATTCGAGCGAGGCCGATCGGCGAGCGATGACCTCGACGCGACAATGCTGCTGAATCACAAGGAAGCGATAGAATTTCTGGCTGATGCGGTGCCCACGGACGGGATGATTGTCCCCGTCGTGCGCAACCTGCAAAGCGTGCTGATGCAGGGCCTGATGCACGATGACACGGACCTGGGCGCCATACGGCAAAAAATCGTCCACATCCAGGATTCCGTCTATCTGCCCGCCCAAATGCCGTCCCTGCTCGAAGAGATGCTGGGGCTCATCGTCGACAAGGCACGCCAGACACAGAATCCCGTTGAAGCGGCGTTCTTCCTGTGGGTCAACCTCGCGTATCTGCAACCGTTTGTGGATGGCAACAAGCGCACCAGCCGTCTCGCCGCCAATATGCCGCTTCTGCTCGCGAACTGCGCGCCACTGTCGTTTCTCGATGTGACCCAGGCCGACTACGCAGAGGCGATGCTGGGCGTCTACGAGCAGACAAGCGTCGCGATGGCCGTGGATCTGTTCGCGTGGACCTACAGACGGTCAATCATGAAATACCGCGTGATCGAGCAGGCGATGGGGGTACAGGATCCGCTGCGCGTCCGTCTGCGTGAGAAGCTCAACGACGCCATTCAGCAAATTGTCTATCACGGCAACACGCTCGCCGCGACGGTTGCAAGCCTGGGTCTTGAGCCGGAGGACCTTAAACCGTTTAACGCGATGCTTGAAAACGAGCTGAAAATTCTTGCCGTCCATAACTGCGCGCGCTACCGGTTGCCGATCAGGAAGACGCAGGAATGGATCGATGCGGGGCGCCCATACTGA
- a CDS encoding RBBP9/YdeN family alpha/beta hydrolase — translation MALQKEPNVLVLPGYLDSGPGHWQTRWEAAHTSFSRVRMPDWGQPVRDDWCRTLDAAVTAAASDGAPVVFAAHSLGCLTVAWWASRYAAPAQRDKVAGALLVAVPDPAGRAFPASASGFAPVPDERLPFPTIVVASTDDPYGGVPFSHACAAAWGSRWISIGARGHINADSGLGDWQDGVSWLKSFVSVAS, via the coding sequence ATGGCGTTGCAAAAGGAACCCAACGTACTGGTGCTGCCGGGGTATCTGGACTCGGGCCCCGGACATTGGCAAACGCGTTGGGAGGCGGCGCACACGTCGTTCTCGAGGGTGCGCATGCCGGACTGGGGGCAACCGGTGCGCGACGACTGGTGTCGCACGCTCGATGCGGCCGTGACCGCGGCTGCCTCGGATGGTGCACCGGTGGTGTTTGCGGCGCACAGCCTCGGCTGCCTGACGGTTGCCTGGTGGGCGAGCCGCTATGCGGCGCCCGCGCAGCGCGACAAGGTGGCCGGCGCGTTGCTCGTGGCCGTGCCGGACCCGGCGGGCCGGGCGTTTCCGGCGTCGGCAAGCGGTTTTGCGCCGGTGCCCGACGAACGCCTGCCGTTTCCGACTATCGTTGTCGCCAGCACCGATGATCCCTATGGTGGCGTGCCGTTCTCGCATGCGTGCGCCGCGGCGTGGGGCAGCCGCTGGATTAGCATCGGCGCGCGCGGCCACATCAACGCGGACAGCGGCCTTGGCGACTGGCAGGACGGGGTGAGTTGGCTCAAATCGTTTGTTTCAGTGGCCTCCTGA
- a CDS encoding glutamine--tRNA ligase/YqeY domain fusion protein encodes MSTERKHSEPGDASAAAPAANFIRNIIDEDNRSGKWVQRVETRFPPEPNGYLHIGHAKSICLNFGIARSYGGVCHLRFDDTNPEKESFEYVESIIDAVQWLGFEWKKDDNEHLYFASDYYDKLYAFAELLIERGKAYVDSQSAEAMRANRGSATEPGTPSPYRERSVEENLDLFRRMKAGEFKEGEHVLRAKIDMASPNFNMRDPVLYRIRFAHHYRTGDTWCVYPMYDYTHCISDALENITHSLCTLEFEDHRPLYDWILDELAAAGVFTRPLPQQIEFSRLNLTYAITSKRKLLQLVTEGHVDGWDDPRMPTVVGLRRRGFTAESIQLLCDRIGVTKVDSWIDMSVFEGALRDDLDEKAPRATAVLDPLKLIIDNYPEGTTEECSAPVHPHHPERGTRTFPFSRELWIEREDFNETPPKGYFRLFPGNKVRLKYGYVVECTGADKDENGNIVAVHCNYFPDSRSGTEGANSYKVKGTIHWLSAAGACPAEVRLYDRLFKEAQPDAGGRDFLEALNPDSKRIAQAYVEPDARNAAPEQRYQFERHGYFVADRYDTKPGKPVFNRIVSLRDSWGKPT; translated from the coding sequence ATGAGTACAGAACGCAAGCACAGCGAGCCCGGCGACGCATCCGCCGCCGCGCCCGCCGCCAACTTCATCCGCAACATCATCGACGAGGACAACCGCTCCGGTAAGTGGGTGCAACGCGTGGAAACGCGCTTCCCGCCCGAGCCGAACGGCTATCTGCACATCGGCCACGCGAAGAGCATCTGTCTGAATTTCGGCATCGCGCGCAGCTACGGCGGCGTCTGCCACTTGCGCTTCGACGATACGAACCCCGAAAAAGAAAGCTTCGAGTACGTCGAATCGATTATCGACGCGGTGCAATGGCTCGGCTTCGAATGGAAGAAGGACGACAACGAGCACCTGTACTTCGCGAGCGACTACTACGACAAGCTCTACGCGTTCGCCGAACTGCTGATCGAGCGCGGCAAGGCCTATGTGGATAGCCAGTCCGCCGAAGCAATGCGCGCGAATCGCGGCTCGGCCACCGAGCCGGGCACGCCGTCTCCGTATCGCGAGCGCTCTGTCGAAGAGAACCTTGACCTGTTCCGCCGCATGAAGGCCGGCGAGTTCAAGGAAGGCGAGCACGTGCTGCGCGCGAAGATCGACATGGCGTCGCCGAACTTCAATATGCGCGACCCGGTGCTGTACCGCATCCGCTTCGCGCATCACTACCGCACCGGCGACACCTGGTGCGTGTATCCGATGTACGACTACACGCACTGCATTTCGGATGCGCTCGAGAACATCACGCATTCGCTGTGCACGCTCGAATTCGAAGACCACCGGCCGCTGTACGACTGGATTCTCGACGAACTCGCCGCCGCCGGCGTGTTCACGCGGCCGCTGCCGCAGCAAATCGAATTCTCGCGCCTGAATCTCACGTACGCGATCACGAGCAAGCGCAAGCTGCTGCAGCTCGTGACCGAAGGCCATGTCGACGGCTGGGACGATCCGCGCATGCCGACCGTGGTCGGTTTGCGGCGGCGCGGCTTCACGGCTGAATCGATCCAGCTGCTGTGCGATCGCATCGGCGTGACAAAGGTCGACTCGTGGATCGATATGAGCGTGTTCGAAGGCGCGCTGCGCGACGATCTCGACGAGAAAGCGCCGCGCGCGACCGCGGTGCTCGACCCGTTGAAGCTCATCATCGACAACTACCCCGAAGGCACGACCGAGGAATGCAGCGCGCCCGTTCACCCGCATCATCCGGAGCGCGGCACGCGCACGTTCCCGTTCTCGCGCGAACTGTGGATCGAGCGTGAGGACTTCAACGAGACGCCGCCGAAGGGCTACTTCCGGTTGTTTCCGGGCAACAAGGTGCGTCTGAAATACGGTTATGTTGTCGAATGCACGGGTGCCGACAAAGACGAAAACGGCAATATCGTCGCGGTGCATTGCAACTACTTCCCCGATAGCCGCTCGGGCACCGAAGGCGCAAACAGCTACAAGGTGAAGGGCACGATTCACTGGCTCAGCGCGGCCGGCGCGTGTCCCGCGGAAGTACGTCTTTACGACCGCCTCTTCAAGGAAGCGCAGCCCGACGCAGGCGGCCGCGATTTCCTCGAAGCGCTGAATCCGGATTCGAAGCGGATCGCGCAGGCCTACGTCGAACCTGACGCGCGCAACGCGGCGCCTGAGCAACGCTATCAGTTCGAACGCCATGGCTACTTCGTCGCCGACCGTTACGACACGAAGCCGGGCAAACCCGTATTCAATCGCATCGTCAGTCTGCGCGACAGTTGGGGCAAGCCGACGTAA